Genomic DNA from Thermodesulfobacteriota bacterium:
CTCGCCGGGCGCGGTCGCCCAGGACCGCCTCCGCCGGGTCGTCTGCGATGGGGGTCAGGGTGCCGTCGTAGTCGAGGAAGGCCGCCACCCCCTCGGCTTCGCCCACGATCCCCGCCGCTGCCCCCAGGGCCGAGGGGAGCTCCGCCGCCGGCGCCGGGGCGTCGGGGTCCACCCGCACAGACGCGAACCCCTCGACCACAGAGTCCGCCCCGCTCTCCCGCAATTGCTCCCCTCCCCCTTTCCGGGCCACGCCCACGACCAGGCCGAAACCGCCCCGCCGGCCAGCCTCCACCCCGGCCCGGGCATCCTCCCAGACCACCCCCCGCTGGGGCTCGGCGCCCACCCGCCGCGCGGCCTCCAGGAAGAGATCCGGCGCCGGCTTGCCCTGGAACCCCAGTCGCGCCGCCTCCACTCCGTCCACCCGGACCGGGAAACGATCCACCAGGCCCGCCGCCTCAAGCACCGCCTCGCAGTTGCGGCTCGAGGAGACCACGGCCAGGCGAAAGCCCGCTGCCGCCAGCCCCTCGAGGAGGGGACCGACGTCGCCAAACACCTCCACCCCGTCTCGCGCCAGGCGCGCCCGGAAGAGCTCGTTCTTCCGGTTCCCCAGCCCGCACACCGTCTCCCGGTCCGGCGCGTCGTCCGGCTCGCCCCGGGGCAGGTCGATGCCGCGGGCCTGGAGGAAGCTGCGCACGCCATCGTACCGGGGCTTGCCGTCCACATAGCGCCGGTAGTCCTCGTCGGGGTCGAAGGGGCGATGCTCCCTACCCTCCCGCTTGCCCCGCGCCTCCAGGTACGCGTCGAACATCTCCTTCCACGCGGCCGCGTGCACCCGGGCCGTATCGGTGAGGACCCCGTCCAGATCGAAGATGGCCGCGTCGTAGTCACGGCGGCGAAGGACAAGGACAGGCATGAGCTCCGCTTCTTCCGAACGGAAACGCGCCTTCGAGCAGGGGGCGAGCAGCCGCCGCCCCTCCCGTCGTTGCGAGCCCCGAGGGTCGGGGGGCAGCCACCCGTACAACGGGCTCGCGGTCCGGCGCCGCACCCCGCGGGGCGTCCCGATCTCTGGCCACGGGAAGCGAAGATAGTGGAGGGCGAGGGATTTTCCAGAAGGCCCGCAGCCAATGAACCGAGTGGCCCCCAAAAATATCCTATGGTCTCAAACAACGAAGAACTGCGGCCTTACCGGGCCGAGCCGTTCGACATGGCCCCCAGGGGGGAGTAGCGTGGACCCATGCGACGAGTCTTCCACCCCGGCACCGTCTCGATGGCTCTCGCCTTCTGCGCGGCTCTCGCGGCCCGCGCGGCCGTATCTGCTTGGGCGGGGAGCCCGGAGTCGCCGCCGCCCCCAAGCGCTGCAGGGGACGCCTCCG
This window encodes:
- the otsB gene encoding trehalose-phosphatase, giving the protein MPVLVLRRRDYDAAIFDLDGVLTDTARVHAAAWKEMFDAYLEARGKREGREHRPFDPDEDYRRYVDGKPRYDGVRSFLQARGIDLPRGEPDDAPDRETVCGLGNRKNELFRARLARDGVEVFGDVGPLLEGLAAAGFRLAVVSSSRNCEAVLEAAGLVDRFPVRVDGVEAARLGFQGKPAPDLFLEAARRVGAEPQRGVVWEDARAGVEAGRRGGFGLVVGVARKGGGEQLRESGADSVVEGFASVRVDPDAPAPAAELPSALGAAAGIVGEAEGVAAFLDYDGTLTPIADDPAEAVLGDRARRAVRRLSRLCPVAVVSGRDLPDVREMVGLDDLVYAGSHGFDLHDPEHRGLENTVGEPFLPALEAAGDALQRQLDGLAGVWVERKKYAVAVHFRAASPGREPEVEAAVDRVLAEHPRLRKSTGKKIFELRPDVDWDKGRAVLWLLERLGLDEPARVPLYLGDDVTDEDAFRALRERGVGILVRDEPRTTWARYALESAEEVCRFLEELASHLERKPR